A single genomic interval of Rubripirellula reticaptiva harbors:
- a CDS encoding DEAD/DEAH box helicase, translating to MNHFEEIDLIAPIKRALAEENYITPTPIQAQTIPAAITGCDILGCAQTGTGKTAAFALPILNRLGMQNRKPIPNQPAALILAPTRELAVQIGDSFDTYGKHLRIRTALVYGGVNQNNQIRAMDRGVHVLVATPGRLLDLINQGHINLSRLEIFVLDEADRMLDMGFLPDLKRIIKELPDSRQSLFFSATMPPKIVELSQRLLLNPVTVTVKPKKSTAQLIEQQVVFCERGQKQDLLKEIVRSDHAERVIVFTRTKRGANTVSDKLEKAGISSAAIHGNKSQNARQRTLDSFRKNKIHVLVATDVAARGIDIDGVTHVINYDLPTEPESYVHRIGRTGRAEASGIAISFCTHSERDDLRAIESLIGKKVPLAPNQPKSTPGGEREEDRPSRGQGRGAARGRSRSGKPSGNSRVKSAGSTSGAVRSGVAKSGVAKSSGSNVSAAVVPVASRPAAKRKPSFGAGIMETDGNRARRSGGPRPKGSGRKPRAPQS from the coding sequence TTGAATCACTTTGAAGAAATCGACCTGATCGCCCCTATTAAGCGGGCACTGGCCGAAGAAAATTACATTACGCCGACGCCAATCCAAGCGCAGACGATCCCAGCCGCGATCACCGGCTGCGATATCTTGGGCTGTGCGCAAACCGGAACTGGCAAGACCGCTGCGTTCGCTTTGCCGATTTTGAATCGGTTGGGCATGCAGAATCGCAAGCCAATTCCGAATCAGCCTGCTGCTTTGATCCTGGCGCCGACGCGTGAGCTGGCTGTGCAGATCGGTGACAGCTTCGACACCTATGGCAAGCACTTGCGAATTCGCACTGCGCTGGTTTACGGTGGCGTGAACCAAAATAACCAGATCCGAGCAATGGATCGTGGCGTCCATGTCTTGGTCGCGACGCCGGGCCGATTGCTGGATTTGATCAATCAAGGTCATATCAATCTAAGTCGCTTGGAAATATTCGTCTTGGACGAAGCCGACCGCATGTTGGATATGGGCTTTTTGCCGGATCTGAAGCGAATCATCAAGGAACTGCCCGACAGCCGCCAATCGTTGTTCTTTTCGGCCACGATGCCGCCAAAGATCGTCGAGCTGTCGCAGCGTCTGTTGCTCAACCCCGTTACCGTGACTGTCAAGCCAAAAAAGTCGACCGCTCAATTGATCGAGCAGCAGGTCGTTTTCTGCGAACGCGGGCAGAAGCAGGATTTGCTGAAGGAAATCGTGCGATCGGATCATGCCGAGCGAGTGATTGTGTTCACTCGCACCAAGCGGGGTGCCAATACGGTTTCCGACAAGCTTGAAAAAGCTGGCATTTCTTCGGCGGCGATCCACGGCAATAAGTCGCAAAATGCTCGTCAGCGGACGCTTGATTCGTTCCGCAAGAACAAGATTCATGTTTTGGTCGCGACTGACGTGGCCGCTCGCGGAATCGACATCGATGGCGTGACGCACGTGATCAACTATGATCTGCCTACCGAACCGGAAAGCTACGTTCACCGCATTGGACGTACCGGACGAGCGGAAGCGTCAGGGATTGCTATTTCATTCTGCACGCACTCTGAACGTGATGATTTGCGAGCAATCGAGTCGCTGATCGGCAAAAAAGTTCCACTTGCCCCTAACCAACCCAAATCAACACCAGGTGGCGAGCGAGAAGAAGATCGTCCGTCGCGTGGACAAGGCCGCGGAGCCGCTCGCGGACGTTCGCGATCAGGAAAGCCTTCGGGCAATTCGAGAGTCAAGTCGGCTGGTTCGACATCGGGTGCCGTTCGGTCAGGTGTCGCAAAGTCGGGCGTCGCAAAGTCATCGGGCTCAAATGTCTCGGCTGCTGTCGTTCCGGTTGCTAGTCGTCCCGCGGCAAAGCGGAAACCTAGTTTTGGTGCTGGAATCATGGAAACGGACGGTAATCGTGCCCGTCGTTCGGGCGGTCCACGCCCCAAGGGTTCCGGACGGAAGCCACGGGCGCCTCAATCCTGA
- the nusG gene encoding transcription termination/antitermination protein NusG produces MVIDSADASAPALPPPAPVDPKAPAKPPVDDEAPMHWYILKVAFNREDSIADALRKRVNMEGMTDDIGEIVVPSEDVATFNRDGKRRISKRKLLPGYIMVYMRINDDTWFLVRETGGISDFTGAAGKPMPMEPGDIERFINRPLVDDEEEAPIKIGIPFKVGDRVRVKEGNFENQEGDVDTVDEANGRITVIINIFGRSVPMELDHWQVEPL; encoded by the coding sequence CTGGTGATTGATTCGGCCGATGCTTCCGCACCGGCGCTTCCACCACCGGCACCTGTCGATCCAAAAGCACCTGCCAAGCCGCCCGTCGATGACGAGGCGCCGATGCACTGGTACATCTTGAAGGTCGCATTTAACCGCGAAGATTCCATCGCCGACGCGCTGCGCAAGCGTGTCAACATGGAAGGAATGACTGACGACATCGGCGAGATCGTTGTTCCCAGCGAAGACGTGGCAACATTCAACCGTGATGGCAAACGCCGCATCAGCAAGCGAAAGCTGCTGCCGGGCTACATCATGGTCTACATGCGAATCAACGATGACACTTGGTTCTTGGTTCGCGAAACCGGTGGGATCAGTGACTTCACCGGTGCGGCTGGAAAGCCGATGCCGATGGAGCCTGGTGATATCGAGCGATTCATCAACCGGCCCCTCGTCGACGACGAAGAAGAGGCGCCAATCAAGATCGGAATCCCATTCAAGGTGGGCGACCGAGTGCGAGTCAAGGAAGGCAATTTCGAAAACCAAGAAGGCGACGTCGACACTGTCGACGAAGCGAACGGTCGAATTACAGTGATCATTAATATCTTCGGCCGAAGCGTGCCGATGGAACTTGATCACTGGCAAGTCGAGCCACTGTAA
- a CDS encoding cold-shock protein — MAEGKIKRITDKGFGFIENESGTDMFFHSSSLEGVAYDDLREGQKVEYSVGQGPKGPRAENVRLIEG, encoded by the coding sequence ATGGCTGAAGGCAAAATCAAGCGTATCACCGACAAAGGTTTCGGATTCATTGAAAATGAAAGCGGAACTGATATGTTTTTCCACAGTTCGTCGCTCGAGGGAGTCGCTTACGACGACCTCCGCGAAGGACAAAAGGTTGAGTACAGTGTTGGCCAAGGTCCTAAGGGCCCACGTGCTGAAAACGTACGCTTGATTGAAGGCTAG
- the rplK gene encoding 50S ribosomal protein L11, translated as MAKQVSGVAKFQVPGGQATPAPPVGTSLGKFGVNLGQFVQAFNDRTKEYNGTPIPVIVTVYNDRSFEFITKSPPAASLLKQSAGIAKGSGVPNKTKVATVTRAQCAEIAEKKMADLNARDIDHAVLMIEGTARSMGINVEG; from the coding sequence ATGGCAAAGCAAGTATCCGGCGTCGCAAAGTTTCAAGTTCCTGGCGGCCAAGCTACTCCGGCACCGCCGGTTGGTACTTCGTTGGGTAAATTCGGTGTAAACCTTGGACAGTTTGTTCAGGCTTTCAACGATCGAACCAAGGAATACAACGGCACGCCAATTCCGGTCATCGTGACCGTGTACAACGACCGTAGCTTCGAATTCATCACTAAGAGCCCACCTGCTGCATCGCTTTTGAAGCAATCGGCCGGAATCGCCAAGGGCAGTGGCGTGCCAAACAAGACGAAGGTTGCCACAGTGACTCGTGCCCAATGTGCCGAAATCGCCGAAAAGAAGATGGCTGACCTGAATGCGCGGGACATCGATCACGCTGTGTTGATGATCGAAGGCACCGCCCGCAGCATGGGCATTAACGTCGAAGGTTGA
- a CDS encoding SAM-dependent methyltransferase: protein MGLPFSAQTQLNSIKQILNTVADPLDLNVSVRLWNGEVVPLGNEADGKHIIGLSGPGVVGSLMRRPTLETLVRLYATGHVSFEGGDLIEFSEALRTKRSNRKRLKEISKRMLVTRTLPFMFAKTQATDLNHGYNEDIVGRSETKRDNTEYIQFHYDVGNDFYQLFLDPEMQYTCGYFTNWNNSLEQAQQDKLDMICRKLRLAPGERMLDIGCGWGGLICHAARNYGVKSHGITLSQAQHDFAKAKIERLGLTDQVSVEICDYADHVGTYDKISSIGMSEHIGVANYPRYFNKINSLLVDRGVMLNHAIARRAKKSKRAAARIRPERKFLLKYIFPGSELTPVGMTTDFMENSGFEIHDVESWREHYALTTKFWCQRLSANQDEAIRLVGAERYRLWVAYLAGASGGFTNGSIKLFQVVATKRAGKGLSGMPPTREHLYRAA, encoded by the coding sequence ATGGGACTGCCTTTTTCCGCTCAAACGCAACTCAATTCGATCAAGCAAATCCTAAACACGGTCGCCGATCCGTTGGATCTGAACGTATCGGTTCGACTTTGGAATGGCGAAGTCGTTCCGCTTGGCAATGAAGCCGACGGCAAGCACATCATCGGGTTATCGGGCCCAGGGGTTGTGGGATCGCTGATGCGAAGACCGACGCTTGAAACATTGGTTCGTCTCTACGCGACGGGGCACGTCTCGTTCGAAGGTGGCGATCTGATCGAGTTTTCGGAAGCGCTGCGCACCAAGCGATCTAACCGTAAGCGATTGAAAGAAATCAGCAAGCGGATGCTTGTCACCCGGACATTGCCGTTCATGTTCGCCAAGACACAGGCGACGGATTTGAACCACGGCTACAACGAAGACATCGTGGGGCGTAGCGAAACCAAGCGGGACAATACCGAATACATTCAGTTTCACTACGACGTTGGCAACGACTTCTATCAGTTGTTTCTCGATCCCGAGATGCAGTACACGTGCGGTTACTTCACCAACTGGAACAACTCGCTTGAACAGGCCCAGCAAGACAAGCTGGACATGATCTGCCGCAAGCTTCGCCTCGCACCGGGCGAGCGGATGTTGGACATCGGTTGTGGATGGGGCGGATTGATTTGTCATGCGGCACGCAACTATGGCGTCAAGTCGCACGGCATCACGTTGTCACAGGCACAGCATGATTTCGCGAAAGCCAAAATCGAGCGACTCGGTTTGACCGACCAGGTCAGCGTCGAAATCTGCGACTATGCCGATCACGTCGGCACGTACGACAAGATTTCAAGCATTGGCATGTCCGAACACATTGGCGTGGCGAACTATCCACGTTACTTCAACAAGATCAATTCACTATTGGTTGATCGCGGCGTGATGTTGAATCATGCGATCGCCCGCCGCGCCAAGAAATCCAAACGCGCCGCCGCTCGGATTCGCCCGGAACGCAAGTTCTTGCTGAAGTACATCTTCCCCGGTTCTGAATTGACGCCCGTGGGGATGACGACCGACTTCATGGAAAACAGCGGCTTCGAAATTCACGATGTTGAATCGTGGCGAGAACACTATGCGCTGACGACCAAGTTTTGGTGCCAGCGATTGTCGGCTAATCAAGACGAAGCGATTCGTTTGGTTGGTGCCGAGCGATACCGTTTGTGGGTCGCCTACTTGGCAGGTGCGTCCGGTGGATTCACCAACGGATCAATCAAGTTGTTCCAAGTCGTCGCGACCAAGCGAGCCGGCAAAGGGTTGTCGGGAATGCCGCCAACTCGCGAACACCTGTACCGAGCCGCTTAG
- the tuf gene encoding elongation factor Tu, which translates to MAKEAFNRTKPHVNVGTIGHIDHGKTTTTAAILAVQAAKGLAKAKNYSDIAKGGTVRDATKTVTIAVAHVEYESDNRHYAHIDCPGHADFIKNMITGAAQMDGAILVVSAADGPMPQTKEHVLLARQVGVPYIVVYLNKCDLVDDEELLELVELEARELLSKYDFPGDDVPVVRGSSLPALTNPSDPEASKCISELMDALDSAIPEPVREDDKPFLMAIEDVFSIEGRGTVATGRIERGVVKVGEEVEIIGLSEAPVKTICTGVEMFRKEMTEGRAGDNVGCLLRGVKREDIQRGQVLAKPKSIMPHTKFEAEVYCLSKDEGGRHTPFFSGYRPQFYFRTTDVTGTANLVGAEMCMPGDNVRVTVELHKPIAIDDGVRFAIREGGRTVGSGVVTKIVE; encoded by the coding sequence ATGGCTAAAGAAGCTTTCAATCGGACCAAGCCCCACGTCAACGTCGGGACCATCGGCCACATTGACCACGGCAAAACCACAACGACTGCGGCTATCTTGGCCGTCCAAGCTGCTAAGGGCCTTGCCAAGGCAAAGAATTACTCGGACATCGCCAAGGGCGGTACCGTTCGTGACGCAACCAAGACGGTTACGATCGCTGTTGCACACGTTGAGTACGAGTCGGACAACCGTCACTACGCTCACATTGACTGCCCCGGCCACGCCGACTTTATCAAGAACATGATCACCGGTGCCGCCCAAATGGACGGTGCGATTTTGGTGGTCTCGGCAGCTGACGGCCCGATGCCGCAAACCAAGGAACACGTGCTTTTGGCTCGCCAAGTTGGTGTGCCTTACATCGTCGTTTACTTGAATAAGTGTGACCTCGTCGACGACGAAGAGTTGCTGGAATTGGTCGAGTTGGAAGCACGTGAATTGCTGTCCAAGTACGACTTCCCCGGCGACGACGTGCCTGTTGTCCGCGGTTCATCGCTTCCTGCGTTGACCAACCCATCGGACCCCGAAGCATCGAAGTGCATCTCGGAGTTGATGGACGCACTTGACTCGGCGATTCCTGAGCCTGTTCGTGAAGACGACAAGCCGTTCTTGATGGCAATCGAAGACGTTTTCTCGATCGAAGGTCGGGGAACCGTTGCGACGGGTCGTATCGAGCGTGGTGTGGTCAAGGTCGGCGAAGAAGTCGAAATCATTGGGCTCAGCGAAGCTCCAGTGAAGACGATTTGCACCGGTGTTGAAATGTTCCGCAAGGAAATGACCGAAGGTCGTGCTGGTGACAACGTTGGTTGCTTGCTTCGCGGTGTTAAGCGTGAAGACATCCAACGCGGTCAAGTTTTGGCAAAGCCGAAAAGCATCATGCCTCACACCAAGTTCGAAGCCGAGGTTTATTGCCTCAGCAAGGACGAAGGCGGCCGTCATACGCCGTTCTTCAGCGGCTATCGTCCTCAGTTCTACTTCCGTACTACTGACGTGACAGGTACTGCGAATTTGGTCGGTGCTGAAATGTGCATGCCTGGCGATAACGTTCGCGTTACCGTCGAATTGCATAAGCCGATCGCAATCGATGACGGCGTTCGCTTCGCAATTCGCGAAGGCGGCCGTACGGTTGGTTCGGGCGTTGTGACCAAGATTGTCGAGTAA
- the secE gene encoding preprotein translocase subunit SecE, which translates to MSRDIASTNSVPLTSELFRNSVYKPNQGRIVRQLTALAIWVVAALGCWSLYGSLRGGLDSGSVLVPAIPAVLLAAGLWFGYRVVNWPRFADFLIAVEAEMNKVTWPSKDELIRASIVVILTIFLLAVALFSFDVLWQAIFNFLGVTS; encoded by the coding sequence GTGTCCCGAGACATTGCCTCTACTAATAGCGTTCCCTTAACAAGCGAACTGTTTAGAAATTCGGTTTACAAGCCAAACCAAGGGCGAATTGTTCGTCAGTTGACGGCGCTTGCGATCTGGGTTGTGGCGGCGCTTGGGTGCTGGTCGCTTTACGGTTCGCTTCGCGGTGGGCTGGATTCCGGTTCCGTCTTGGTTCCGGCGATTCCCGCAGTGTTGTTGGCCGCCGGATTGTGGTTCGGGTATCGCGTGGTCAACTGGCCTCGATTTGCGGACTTTTTGATCGCAGTCGAAGCCGAGATGAACAAGGTGACCTGGCCTAGCAAGGACGAGTTGATCCGGGCATCGATCGTTGTGATCTTGACGATCTTTTTGTTGGCGGTTGCTTTGTTTTCGTTCGATGTGTTGTGGCAAGCAATTTTCAACTTCCTGGGCGTGACCAGCTAG